The following coding sequences are from one Nonlabens arenilitoris window:
- the aat gene encoding leucyl/phenylalanyl-tRNA--protein transferase, with protein sequence MQILDHNLVFPHPSSAPDHGLLAIGGDLSVERLLLAYQSGIFPWYSEGDPICWWSPDPRMVFDLSSDQPMRISKSLKQSQRNKGYLIKENTCFKDVMHHCALVKRRDEDGTWINDDFISSYTRLHELGHAKSIEVFKNDKLVGGLYGIDLSEKKIFCGESMFTLATDASKIALLHLVNTLKSKGYHFIDAQLYNDHLHSLGAIEIDREVFLSYL encoded by the coding sequence GTGCAAATTCTAGATCACAATCTTGTTTTCCCACATCCTAGCAGTGCTCCAGACCATGGTTTACTTGCTATAGGTGGTGATTTAAGTGTAGAAAGACTTTTACTAGCCTATCAATCAGGTATTTTCCCTTGGTACAGTGAAGGTGACCCTATATGCTGGTGGAGCCCAGATCCCAGAATGGTATTTGATCTATCTAGCGATCAACCTATGAGAATTTCTAAGTCTCTAAAACAAAGTCAACGCAACAAGGGTTATCTTATTAAAGAAAATACGTGCTTTAAAGATGTGATGCATCATTGTGCCTTAGTAAAACGTCGTGATGAGGATGGTACCTGGATTAATGATGACTTTATAAGTTCATACACGAGATTACATGAATTAGGCCACGCAAAAAGCATAGAGGTCTTCAAAAACGATAAGTTAGTAGGTGGCTTATATGGAATTGATTTATCTGAAAAAAAAATTTTTTGTGGAGAATCTATGTTTACTCTGGCAACAGATGCTAGTAAAATAGCCCTACTACATCTAGTTAACACTCTTAAATCTAAAGGTTATCACTTCATAGATGCACAACTATATAATGATCATTTACACAGTTTAGGAGCTATAGAGATAGATCGAGAGGTGTTTTTAAGTTATTTATAA
- a CDS encoding flavin reductase family protein: MKLDPKDTKTAHLHSIMLGAVQPRPIAFASTIDEDGNVNLSPYSFFNVFSANPPIMIFSPARRVRDNSIKHTLINARSTGEVVINIVNYDIVQQMSLSSTEYGANVDEFVKSGLTAVASDIIAPPRVAESPVQFECKVKEIVELGQEGGAGNLIICEVVMVHVNDEILDEDGKIDQIKIDTVARMGGNWYCRSKDAMFEVPKPLATLGVGVDALPDHARNSTILTGNDLGKLGNIEAIPDRESVIAFAKAEKLSILDIKEKHKRAQELILQGNIIDAWKIILL, translated from the coding sequence GTGAAACTAGATCCAAAAGACACAAAAACAGCTCATTTACACAGTATTATGCTGGGCGCGGTACAACCTCGACCTATCGCATTTGCAAGTACAATTGATGAAGATGGCAATGTTAATTTATCGCCTTATTCTTTTTTCAACGTTTTCAGCGCAAATCCACCAATCATGATTTTTTCACCAGCACGTCGGGTGAGAGATAATTCTATTAAACATACTTTAATTAACGCTAGGTCTACAGGCGAGGTTGTAATCAATATTGTCAACTATGATATTGTACAACAGATGTCGTTGAGTAGCACAGAGTATGGTGCAAATGTTGATGAATTTGTAAAGTCTGGATTAACAGCAGTAGCATCAGATATCATTGCACCACCTCGAGTAGCAGAAAGTCCTGTACAATTTGAATGTAAAGTAAAAGAAATTGTAGAATTAGGACAGGAAGGTGGCGCTGGTAATTTGATTATATGTGAGGTAGTTATGGTTCACGTTAATGATGAGATCCTAGATGAGGATGGTAAGATAGACCAGATTAAAATCGACACTGTTGCCCGTATGGGTGGCAACTGGTATTGCCGTTCAAAAGACGCCATGTTTGAAGTACCTAAACCATTAGCTACACTAGGTGTAGGTGTTGATGCACTACCTGATCATGCAAGAAACAGCACCATTCTTACAGGTAATGATTTAGGAAAACTAGGGAATATTGAAGCTATACCAGATAGAGAATCTGTTATCGCTTTCGCGAAAGCGGAAAAACTATCAATTTTAGATATTAAAGAAAAACATAAACGCGCACAAGAGTTGATCTTACAAGGCAACATCATAGACGCATGGAAAATTATATTATTATAA
- a CDS encoding DNA-3-methyladenine glycosylase I, producing the protein MEKHRCGWCLSDDLYIAYHDQEWGKPVYDDQTLFEFLILETMQAGLSWITILKKRANYYDALDQFDVQKIANYTQDKQDELLNNAGIIRNKLKIKSIITNAQLFIDIQKEYGSFSQYIWNYVDGKPIKNEVLDYKNAPANTALSDQISKDLKKRGFKFVGSTLVYAFMQATGMVNDHEINCYRYDEV; encoded by the coding sequence ATGGAAAAACATAGATGTGGCTGGTGTTTAAGTGATGATTTATATATCGCTTATCACGATCAAGAATGGGGAAAACCAGTTTATGATGATCAAACTCTTTTTGAGTTTCTTATTCTCGAGACGATGCAGGCTGGACTGAGTTGGATTACCATCTTAAAAAAACGAGCCAATTACTATGACGCATTAGATCAATTTGACGTTCAAAAAATCGCAAATTACACACAAGATAAGCAGGATGAATTATTAAATAATGCTGGAATCATACGTAACAAGCTCAAAATTAAGTCCATAATTACAAACGCTCAACTTTTCATAGACATTCAAAAAGAATATGGTAGCTTTTCTCAATACATATGGAACTATGTAGATGGTAAGCCTATAAAAAATGAAGTGTTAGATTATAAGAATGCGCCAGCAAACACGGCGCTTTCTGATCAAATCTCTAAAGATTTAAAAAAGAGAGGTTTTAAATTTGTAGGATCTACATTAGTCTACGCTTTTATGCAAGCTACTGGAATGGTAAATGATCACGAGATAAATTGTTATCGATATGATGAGGTATAA
- a CDS encoding nuclear transport factor 2 family protein — protein sequence MKNTLLLFTTILLASCGSQKIRTTDLLNKKIDDWHLAAATANYNDYFNLMTNDAVFIGTDATENWQLQEFKAFSKPYFDNGKAWSFTSLKRHIYQHNGVVYFDELLDTQMGICRGSGILKKEDGVYKIAHYVLSITVPNENVASLTELKKQWDINYKKELLNNEEF from the coding sequence ATGAAAAACACTTTACTCCTCTTTACCACAATTCTACTAGCTTCATGTGGCTCGCAAAAAATTAGAACGACAGATTTATTAAATAAAAAAATAGATGATTGGCATCTAGCAGCAGCTACCGCTAATTATAATGACTACTTTAACTTAATGACTAATGATGCCGTTTTTATAGGCACTGATGCAACTGAAAACTGGCAGCTACAAGAATTTAAAGCTTTTTCAAAGCCTTACTTTGACAACGGTAAAGCCTGGTCTTTCACGTCACTAAAACGTCATATTTATCAACACAATGGTGTCGTTTATTTTGATGAATTGCTAGATACTCAAATGGGAATATGTCGCGGTAGCGGAATTCTAAAAAAAGAAGATGGAGTTTATAAGATTGCACATTATGTTCTTTCTATTACTGTACCTAATGAAAATGTAGCTTCACTTACAGAGCTTAAAAAACAATGGGATATTAATTACAAGAAAGAATTATTAAACAATGAAGAGTTTTAA
- a CDS encoding GNAT family N-acetyltransferase has translation MRLVRTDTHNTDFKKLVKELDAYLAVTDGNEHEFYDQFNKLNLIKHVVLCYKDSILAGCGSIKEYDHQSMEIKRMYTVAAYRNKGVATYILKELEQWAKELSYNRCILETGTRQLAAIALYKNSGYQIIDNYEPYRNVLNSVCFERIL, from the coding sequence ATGAGATTAGTAAGGACTGATACTCATAATACAGATTTTAAAAAACTAGTTAAAGAACTAGACGCATATCTTGCTGTTACTGATGGTAATGAACATGAATTCTATGACCAGTTTAATAAATTAAACCTTATTAAACATGTGGTACTCTGTTATAAAGATTCTATTCTGGCAGGCTGTGGATCTATAAAAGAATATGATCATCAGTCTATGGAAATTAAAAGAATGTACACTGTTGCTGCTTATCGCAACAAAGGTGTTGCAACATATATTTTAAAAGAATTAGAACAATGGGCCAAAGAATTGTCTTATAATAGATGCATATTAGAAACTGGTACACGACAGCTAGCAGCTATTGCTCTCTATAAAAATAGCGGTTATCAAATCATTGATAATTATGAACCTTATAGAAATGTATTGAATAGTGTATGTTTTGAACGAATTTTATAA
- a CDS encoding DUF3127 domain-containing protein gives MEVQGKIKVIGETKSFGASGFQKRELVITTEEQYPQHLMLEFVQDKTSLLDSFQVGEPVKVGINLRGREWQSPQGEIKYFNSIVGWRIERVGATPAAPPQEIPPFDEFDPISNSKDEDHDDLPF, from the coding sequence ATGGAAGTACAAGGAAAAATCAAAGTAATAGGAGAAACCAAATCTTTTGGTGCTAGCGGATTTCAAAAACGTGAACTAGTTATCACTACTGAAGAACAATATCCACAGCACTTAATGCTGGAATTTGTTCAAGATAAAACAAGTTTGCTGGACAGTTTTCAAGTAGGTGAACCAGTAAAAGTAGGTATTAACTTGAGAGGTCGTGAATGGCAAAGTCCTCAAGGAGAGATTAAATATTTTAATTCTATCGTAGGATGGAGAATAGAACGTGTCGGAGCTACTCCAGCGGCACCACCACAAGAGATACCACCGTTTGATGAATTTGATCCTATCTCAAATTCTAAAGATGAAGATCACGACGACTTACCTTTTTAA
- a CDS encoding DUF2490 domain-containing protein encodes MISYYFRVFTFLFLPVISTAQIVDSFIVQPSINVRWDNNSRWRFNSAIEHRNIINNGWNALHIQAVQFASYEIGFYSQIGVGIMYREIFDDQRPEEIRFTEQYVYARKFNSLRIAHRFRWDQRIRGEALKHRWRYRLSSSVPLSGGNLDISEYYITSSIEAVFIAQANEKPGYDQRVAIGIGRALSNNIKLQMVTEYRWEDYTQDINRSLFINLGVFYSL; translated from the coding sequence ATGATTTCATACTATTTTAGAGTTTTTACCTTTCTATTCTTGCCGGTTATTTCGACCGCTCAAATTGTAGATTCTTTTATCGTACAGCCATCTATAAACGTGCGCTGGGATAATAATAGTAGGTGGAGATTTAATAGTGCTATAGAACATCGCAATATTATAAATAATGGATGGAACGCTTTGCATATTCAAGCAGTACAGTTTGCTAGTTATGAAATAGGTTTTTATTCACAGATAGGTGTAGGGATAATGTATCGTGAGATATTTGATGATCAACGACCGGAAGAAATCAGGTTTACAGAACAATATGTATACGCACGTAAGTTTAATAGTTTAAGAATAGCGCACCGATTTAGGTGGGATCAACGCATAAGAGGAGAAGCCTTGAAACATAGATGGCGCTATCGACTATCGAGCTCTGTACCGCTTAGCGGTGGAAATTTAGATATATCTGAGTATTATATCACATCTAGCATAGAGGCAGTTTTTATTGCTCAAGCAAATGAGAAACCAGGATATGATCAACGAGTAGCTATAGGTATAGGTAGAGCATTGAGTAATAATATCAAACTACAAATGGTAACTGAGTATCGCTGGGAAGACTATACACAAGATATAAATCGCTCTTTATTTATTAATTTGGGAGTATTTTATTCTTTATAA